The Allorhodopirellula heiligendammensis genome includes a window with the following:
- a CDS encoding Rrf2 family transcriptional regulator — MVVNAAVHYACLAMMDLAIHGVDGAPVRSGEIIRRNEIPGPYLAQILRTLKSAGWVKAIRGSQGGYQLIVQPDAITLLDIAETIGCHDSISPAQDDEPSAQAALKKHWRAADEQSRIQLSRVRLGDVIRSVQESDQPMFYI, encoded by the coding sequence ATGGTAGTCAACGCCGCGGTGCATTACGCCTGTTTGGCAATGATGGATCTCGCGATCCACGGTGTCGATGGTGCGCCCGTGCGATCGGGGGAGATCATTCGTCGCAATGAGATTCCAGGCCCGTACCTTGCCCAGATTTTGCGAACGCTGAAATCAGCCGGGTGGGTCAAGGCAATCCGAGGCAGCCAGGGCGGGTATCAACTCATCGTCCAGCCAGATGCGATCACGCTGCTAGATATCGCCGAGACCATCGGCTGCCACGATTCCATCTCGCCCGCCCAAGACGACGAGCCGTCCGCCCAAGCGGCCCTAAAGAAACACTGGCGCGCCGCCGATGAACAATCCCGCATCCAGCTCAGTCGCGTCCGACTGGGCGACGTGATCCGTAGCGTCCAAGAGAGCGATCAGCCGATGTTTTATATTTGA
- the fhcD gene encoding formylmethanofuran--tetrahydromethanopterin N-formyltransferase: protein MTNSTADRLPLNKLVEDTYAEGFRSIYGEILITARDRRWLDRATAAATGHASSTILCDCEAGVAQIMDPSQTPDGRIGAVVQFHVPRFRKDRREHLERVMLARISQNVLTCPTARCFNRIDSEDYFKLGRKIAFFGDRHQFRDERYGEKGWVIPILGGEFFLSRRFGYADGVMGGNLWFYAGDEDTAIDAAERAAVASESVPGCITTFPGGVAASGSKAGSSYDFTIASTYAEYCPTLKEKLGEDSKVPDGVRCIMEIILNGADLDCLKTAIREAILAAAEVPGLKRISAGNYGGRLGKSFIHLHELIADGSW, encoded by the coding sequence ATGACGAATTCGACGGCCGATCGCCTGCCGCTCAACAAACTCGTCGAAGACACCTACGCCGAGGGCTTCCGTAGTATCTATGGAGAAATCCTGATCACGGCGCGCGATCGTCGTTGGCTCGACCGGGCCACCGCCGCGGCGACGGGCCACGCCAGCAGCACGATTCTGTGTGATTGCGAAGCGGGAGTGGCGCAGATCATGGATCCCAGTCAAACGCCCGACGGTCGCATCGGTGCGGTTGTGCAATTTCATGTGCCGCGATTTCGCAAGGACCGCCGCGAGCATCTGGAACGCGTGATGCTGGCACGAATCAGTCAGAATGTGCTCACCTGCCCGACCGCTCGCTGTTTCAACCGCATCGATAGCGAGGACTATTTCAAGCTTGGTCGCAAGATCGCATTCTTCGGCGATCGGCATCAGTTTCGTGACGAGCGATATGGCGAGAAAGGATGGGTGATCCCGATCCTCGGTGGCGAGTTTTTTCTCTCGCGGCGGTTTGGATACGCCGATGGCGTGATGGGTGGAAACCTTTGGTTCTATGCGGGTGACGAAGATACTGCGATCGATGCCGCCGAGCGAGCAGCAGTCGCGAGCGAGTCAGTCCCAGGCTGCATCACCACCTTCCCAGGCGGCGTGGCCGCGAGTGGGTCCAAAGCAGGCAGCAGCTATGATTTCACGATCGCATCAACGTATGCGGAGTATTGCCCCACCCTCAAGGAAAAGCTCGGCGAGGATTCCAAAGTTCCCGACGGCGTCCGCTGCATCATGGAGATCATCCTTAACGGTGCCGATTTAGACTGCCTGAAAACGGCAATCCGCGAGGCAATTCTTGCGGCAGCAGAAGTCCCGGGATTGAAGCGTATTAGTGCGGGGAATTACGGTGGCCGGCTGGGCAAGTCGTTCATCCACCTGCACGAACTGATCGCTGATGGGTCATGGTAG
- a CDS encoding 5-formyltetrahydrofolate cyclo-ligase, translating into MTTIDQDELGRRKQEIRTAAHAARKAQPDKESVSQRITDTVIGLPEYQQADCVMWYVDVRAEARTRQALPAAVASDKKIVIPFCVDGELELFHLESMDELAEGMYGILEPREELRDVAAKRVPVEGLDLILVPGVAFDKQGGRTGHGKGYYDKLLENARPDTPLVSLAFECQIFDEIPMQSHDIYMDKVVTESSVYTGKGRAS; encoded by the coding sequence ATGACCACCATCGATCAAGACGAACTCGGACGCCGCAAGCAAGAAATTCGCACTGCCGCTCACGCAGCGCGGAAGGCCCAGCCCGATAAGGAGAGCGTCAGTCAACGCATCACCGATACCGTTATTGGGCTACCGGAATATCAGCAAGCGGATTGTGTGATGTGGTATGTCGATGTGCGGGCGGAGGCACGCACACGCCAGGCCTTGCCTGCGGCTGTTGCCAGCGACAAAAAAATTGTGATCCCGTTTTGTGTCGACGGTGAACTGGAACTGTTTCATCTCGAATCGATGGATGAGCTCGCCGAAGGGATGTATGGCATCCTCGAGCCACGCGAGGAACTGCGTGACGTTGCGGCGAAGCGGGTCCCCGTTGAGGGACTTGATCTGATTCTCGTGCCGGGGGTGGCCTTCGATAAACAGGGCGGTCGGACGGGACACGGGAAAGGTTACTACGATAAACTGCTCGAAAACGCGCGTCCCGATACCCCGCTCGTTTCGCTCGCCTTCGAGTGCCAGATTTTTGACGAGATCCCCATGCAATCACACGATATCTACATGGACAAAGTCGTCACGGAATCCAGTGTGTATACCGGCAAGGGACGGGCGTCATGA
- a CDS encoding rhamnulokinase, producing the protein MSDTVAAELDGPVHLAVDLGASSGRVIAGGLRDGKIHLTEIWRFENQPVRMQQDLLWNHLGLWQNITHGLRLAADRIANIPGANIESVGVDTWGVDFGLLDDRNQLVGPVRCYRDPRNQGQLQAALKKVSREEIFAETGLQFMEINTLYQLLAAAQAGDVGYRNATSLVMMADLFHWMLSGERTIEATNASTSQLLSPVNGTWSTKLLDAFNLPAAWFPPPTPAGTKIGVVQKSVAEVTGLHDVPVVVPATHDTASAVLSVPASEFAPARPDWCYISSGTWSLMGVELPEPKITPLCAELNFTNEGGVHGSTRLLKNIGGLWVFQQIRAALQRRGTAPSWAEMVEQAALAPAFSLLVNPDDGALLAPTDMIDEIGALAERTGQPVPTDNGVLFRAALEGLALRYRHTLGSLERLTESSISTIHIVGGGSLNELLCQMTADACNRTVVAGPVEATAIGNVVMQMIGTGHLHLIEEARELIRKSFPTKTYTPQNTHVWDEPAARFATL; encoded by the coding sequence GTGAGTGATACCGTGGCCGCTGAACTCGACGGGCCGGTCCATCTGGCAGTTGACCTGGGTGCCTCGAGCGGGCGTGTGATCGCAGGCGGCCTCCGGGACGGAAAAATACACCTGACGGAGATTTGGCGATTCGAGAACCAGCCCGTTCGGATGCAGCAAGACTTGCTCTGGAATCACCTGGGGCTGTGGCAGAACATCACCCACGGTTTGCGACTAGCAGCGGATCGGATCGCTAACATTCCCGGAGCGAACATCGAGTCGGTCGGTGTGGATACCTGGGGCGTCGATTTTGGGCTACTCGACGATCGTAATCAACTCGTGGGGCCCGTCCGCTGCTACCGAGATCCACGGAACCAGGGCCAGTTGCAAGCCGCATTGAAGAAGGTTTCCCGCGAGGAGATTTTCGCCGAGACGGGCCTTCAATTCATGGAGATCAACACACTCTATCAATTGCTGGCTGCTGCGCAGGCAGGGGATGTGGGCTATCGAAACGCGACGTCGCTGGTGATGATGGCGGACCTATTTCACTGGATGCTCTCTGGCGAGCGCACGATCGAGGCCACCAATGCCTCGACGAGCCAATTGTTATCACCGGTCAATGGAACTTGGTCAACGAAACTGCTTGACGCGTTTAACCTGCCGGCCGCTTGGTTTCCCCCACCGACTCCGGCCGGCACGAAGATCGGCGTGGTGCAGAAGAGTGTGGCGGAGGTGACCGGACTGCATGACGTACCCGTGGTTGTGCCGGCCACCCACGACACCGCCTCGGCAGTCTTGTCGGTGCCGGCGTCCGAGTTTGCGCCCGCTCGCCCAGATTGGTGTTACATCAGTTCGGGCACTTGGTCGCTCATGGGCGTTGAATTACCTGAGCCGAAGATCACACCGCTGTGCGCGGAATTGAATTTCACCAATGAGGGTGGCGTTCACGGCAGTACTCGACTGCTAAAGAATATTGGCGGGCTATGGGTTTTCCAGCAGATCCGCGCCGCGTTGCAGCGTCGTGGCACCGCACCGTCCTGGGCTGAGATGGTCGAACAGGCCGCCCTCGCTCCCGCCTTTTCGCTGTTGGTCAATCCTGACGACGGCGCGTTGCTGGCCCCCACGGATATGATTGACGAGATCGGCGCGCTGGCCGAGCGGACGGGGCAGCCTGTCCCCACTGACAACGGCGTCCTGTTTCGTGCGGCACTGGAAGGATTGGCACTGCGGTACCGCCACACCCTCGGTTCGCTTGAGCGATTGACAGAGTCCTCCATTAGCACCATTCATATTGTCGGGGGTGGGTCACTCAACGAGCTGTTGTGCCAGATGACTGCCGATGCGTGTAATCGCACGGTTGTTGCTGGCCCGGTCGAAGCCACGGCGATCGGTAACGTCGTCATGCAAATGATTGGTACCGGGCACTTGCATTTGATTGAGGAGGCGCGTGAGCTGATTCGCAAGAGTTTCCCGACGAAAACATACACGCCACAAAACACGCATGTTTGGGACGAACCCGCCGCACGATTCGCTACGCTGTGA
- a CDS encoding NIPSNAP family protein, which yields MPFRFAPIACLLLFALPAILTPPAHGDDPQAGSQFYEIRTYDLGENGDEKLVDAYLESALVPALNRQDIGPVGVFSPSPDDQSDVQAIYVVIPYERLEQIATVRDALAADDEYQAAAKTYLQRAHTNPPYDRIRSELLSSMACWPQLKVAEGSLENDERVYELRLYESANERIGDLKVEMFNNGEVPIFLNVNITPVFIGQCLLGPQAPSLTYLTVYENEAARRKAWVDFLADPDWKVLSKNPKYAGTVSHIDKFVLSAKPYSQM from the coding sequence ATGCCGTTTCGCTTTGCTCCGATTGCCTGTTTGCTACTGTTCGCCCTGCCCGCGATTTTGACGCCCCCCGCACATGGGGACGATCCCCAGGCAGGCTCGCAGTTCTATGAAATTCGCACCTATGATTTAGGAGAAAACGGCGACGAAAAGCTGGTCGACGCCTACCTCGAATCAGCACTGGTGCCCGCCCTTAACCGCCAGGACATCGGCCCGGTTGGTGTGTTTTCGCCCTCGCCCGACGATCAGTCAGATGTACAGGCGATCTATGTCGTAATTCCTTATGAACGACTCGAGCAAATCGCGACGGTTCGTGACGCGCTCGCCGCCGACGACGAGTATCAAGCCGCAGCGAAAACGTATCTGCAACGCGCCCATACGAATCCTCCGTACGACCGCATCCGCAGCGAACTGCTGTCGTCGATGGCTTGCTGGCCGCAACTGAAGGTCGCCGAGGGCAGCTTGGAGAACGACGAGCGGGTGTACGAACTCCGCCTTTACGAGAGCGCCAACGAACGGATCGGTGACCTCAAGGTCGAGATGTTCAACAATGGCGAGGTGCCGATTTTCCTGAATGTGAACATCACACCCGTCTTCATTGGCCAATGTCTGCTGGGCCCACAGGCACCCAGCCTGACCTATCTGACAGTATATGAGAACGAAGCAGCACGCCGCAAGGCTTGGGTCGACTTCCTCGCCGACCCCGATTGGAAGGTGCTCAGCAAGAACCCCAAATATGCCGGTACGGTCAGCCATATCGACAAATTCGTGTTATCGGCCAAGCCGTACTCGCAAATGTGA
- the mutS gene encoding DNA mismatch repair protein MutS, translating to MTPMMRQYHDAKEACGDALLFFRMGDFYELFLEDAKVAAGILGLTLTSRDKDSENPTAMAGFPHHQLDQYLQKLIRAGYRAAVCEQVEDPKQAKGLVRREVTRVVSAGTLTDDGLLDPREPNYLAAVIVAKPTGKSKGAPINPTDQTVGIAWAELSSGRFETGVFPRNRLDDELARISPAEVIYCEDDPHVSPDTTMPWAWTRRPGWSFARDAAETALTKQLSVASLEGLGFEADSGPAIRAAGAVLSYLQETQRGSLDHFRTLTCHNRSPVLQIDAATRRSLEINRTMRSGGRDGALLGVIDRTVTPMGSRLLADYLAAPLVSPDEIAYRADAVSELVANHSLRSDVRKILRETYDLTRLLARIATGRTGPRDLQQVAATLAGLPTLKAKLTDRVSHCLSELESRLHLCPELRTNLENALADECPLSAADGNFVRAGYDEDLDALRELAKGGKQWIASYQQRQMDETGIANLKVGYNRVFGYFLEVSNAHKSKVPTEFIRKQTLKNCERYITPELKEYEEKVLAADDKASLREQEIFQHLRQMAHANLAVLQEVADAIARVDVLAAMAEVAAVQHWTRPKITDDNTLRIEGGRHPVLDVSMQHGEFVPNDCAQSPADGMVLLITGPNMAGKSTYIRQVALITLLAQTGSFVPADAAEIGIADRIFARVGASDELSRGQSTFMVEMVETARILNTATSQSLVILDEIGRGTSTYDGLSLAWAITEHLHEQIGCRTLFATHYHELASLEETLPRVRNLNVAVKEWQDEVVFLHRIVSGSADKSYGIQVARLAGIPPEVNSRAKDILFQLETNHRDSHDRPAIAPPSSEKSGDTFQLTLFGYADHPMIQQLSNLDLDSMTPMNALQFLQKAKQEIAK from the coding sequence ATGACACCAATGATGAGACAATATCACGACGCGAAAGAAGCGTGCGGCGACGCACTGCTATTCTTTCGCATGGGCGACTTCTACGAGCTTTTTCTCGAGGATGCGAAAGTCGCTGCCGGCATTCTCGGCTTGACCCTGACCAGCCGCGACAAAGACAGCGAGAACCCGACCGCGATGGCCGGGTTCCCCCACCACCAGCTCGATCAGTACTTGCAAAAGTTAATTCGGGCGGGCTACCGAGCCGCGGTCTGCGAACAGGTCGAGGATCCCAAACAGGCCAAGGGCCTGGTCCGTCGCGAGGTCACGCGCGTCGTCAGCGCCGGCACGCTCACCGACGATGGGCTGCTCGATCCTCGCGAGCCGAACTATTTGGCTGCTGTGATTGTGGCCAAGCCCACGGGCAAGTCCAAAGGCGCCCCTATCAATCCCACTGACCAAACCGTTGGCATCGCGTGGGCGGAACTCTCGAGCGGTCGATTCGAAACGGGGGTCTTCCCGCGCAATCGACTTGACGATGAGCTCGCGCGGATCTCGCCTGCCGAAGTAATCTACTGCGAAGACGATCCGCACGTGTCTCCGGACACGACAATGCCCTGGGCGTGGACCCGGCGACCAGGCTGGAGCTTTGCTCGAGACGCTGCGGAAACCGCACTCACAAAACAACTCTCCGTTGCGAGCCTCGAAGGCCTTGGTTTCGAGGCTGATTCCGGCCCCGCGATCCGGGCAGCCGGTGCGGTGCTGTCGTACCTCCAAGAAACGCAACGAGGATCGCTCGACCATTTTCGCACGTTGACCTGTCACAACCGCAGTCCCGTGCTGCAAATCGATGCGGCAACGCGCCGTAGTCTTGAGATCAACCGCACGATGCGCAGCGGCGGCCGCGACGGCGCATTGCTCGGTGTCATCGATCGCACGGTCACCCCGATGGGATCGAGGTTGCTTGCGGATTACCTCGCCGCACCACTCGTTTCACCGGATGAGATCGCCTACCGCGCTGATGCTGTTTCGGAACTCGTTGCCAATCATTCGCTCCGCAGTGACGTGCGAAAGATATTGCGTGAGACATACGACCTGACACGGTTACTGGCCCGAATCGCCACCGGTCGCACCGGACCACGTGATCTGCAACAGGTCGCCGCCACGCTGGCGGGTTTGCCCACGCTCAAAGCGAAACTCACCGATCGGGTCAGCCATTGCTTGAGCGAACTTGAATCACGCTTGCATCTCTGCCCGGAACTGCGGACGAACCTCGAGAACGCACTCGCCGACGAATGCCCGCTCTCTGCGGCTGATGGTAACTTTGTACGCGCCGGATACGACGAAGATCTCGATGCCCTGCGGGAACTCGCCAAGGGAGGTAAGCAGTGGATCGCCTCCTATCAACAGCGCCAGATGGACGAGACCGGCATCGCCAATCTCAAAGTTGGCTACAACCGCGTGTTCGGTTACTTCCTCGAAGTCTCCAACGCCCACAAGAGCAAGGTCCCCACCGAGTTCATCCGGAAACAAACGCTGAAAAACTGCGAGCGTTACATCACCCCCGAACTCAAAGAGTACGAAGAAAAGGTGCTCGCCGCGGACGACAAAGCCAGTCTACGCGAACAGGAAATTTTCCAGCATCTACGCCAGATGGCTCACGCGAATCTGGCTGTTTTGCAGGAAGTTGCTGATGCGATCGCGCGCGTTGACGTGCTGGCTGCGATGGCCGAGGTCGCCGCCGTGCAACACTGGACGCGCCCCAAAATCACCGACGACAATACGCTGCGGATTGAAGGCGGGCGGCATCCTGTCCTCGACGTTTCGATGCAGCACGGCGAATTCGTCCCCAACGACTGTGCCCAAAGTCCCGCCGATGGCATGGTCCTATTAATCACCGGTCCCAACATGGCCGGCAAGAGCACCTACATTCGCCAGGTAGCACTCATTACTTTGCTGGCCCAGACCGGCAGCTTCGTGCCTGCCGACGCAGCGGAAATCGGCATCGCCGATCGCATCTTCGCTCGTGTCGGTGCCAGTGACGAGCTCAGTCGTGGTCAAAGTACCTTCATGGTCGAGATGGTCGAAACCGCACGTATCCTGAATACCGCCACCTCCCAAAGCCTCGTGATTCTCGACGAGATCGGACGTGGCACGAGCACCTACGACGGCCTATCGCTGGCGTGGGCGATCACGGAGCATCTGCACGAACAGATCGGCTGCCGCACACTGTTCGCGACCCACTATCACGAACTCGCCTCGCTCGAAGAAACGCTACCTCGCGTTCGCAATCTCAACGTGGCCGTCAAAGAGTGGCAGGACGAAGTCGTGTTCCTGCACCGGATCGTCAGCGGCAGCGCTGACAAGAGTTACGGGATCCAAGTCGCACGTTTGGCGGGTATCCCACCGGAGGTCAACAGCCGCGCCAAAGACATTCTGTTCCAGCTCGAGACCAACCACCGTGATAGCCACGACCGACCCGCGATCGCGCCACCGAGTAGCGAGAAGTCCGGCGACACGTTCCAGCTCACCTTGTTCGGCTATGCCGATCATCCGATGATCCAGCAACTCTCCAACCTCGACCTGGACAGCATGACGCCCATGAATGCATTGCAGTTCCTGCAAAAAGCCAAGCAAGAGATTGCGAAGTAA